Proteins encoded within one genomic window of Methanothrix harundinacea 6Ac:
- a CDS encoding ABC transporter substrate-binding protein: MGALGLVAAEGSDQAPIGVGGAEEGPLKIGAIYNLEGSQAPLDLPSSRGARLAVEEINAAGGIDGRRVDLLLCDGKSDPAEVRRCSLDLAEENLSGMIGLSDTDMVVAAAPGAAGAGIPFLTSGATSPRLPEVYDGLFLACFGDDVQAAAGAEHAFEMDLLTCALLVEGEMEYARLLAGYFRERYQALGGEIAFEAFLNGSDKEALVQAIGEASPDMIYLAAGPDLAAEVVGEVRDAGIEIPVFGGDSLDSPELRRGGTGRIVFSAHALLDENSSRSGPFVRAYDGLYGHPPENAFAALGYDAVMLLAEAMDRAGSEDPEAILEALQNTTGFVGVTGDISYDGGRRIPNKGVTMISLRDGVIDGSAVVVPGPSI, translated from the coding sequence TTGGGCGCCTTGGGTCTCGTGGCGGCAGAAGGGTCAGATCAGGCCCCGATCGGAGTCGGTGGGGCGGAGGAGGGACCATTGAAGATCGGGGCGATATACAACCTGGAGGGGTCCCAGGCGCCCCTGGACCTCCCCTCCTCCCGGGGGGCGAGGCTCGCCGTAGAGGAGATCAACGCCGCGGGAGGGATCGACGGCCGGAGGGTCGATCTTCTGCTATGTGATGGAAAGAGCGATCCCGCAGAGGTTCGCCGATGCTCCCTCGATCTGGCGGAGGAGAACCTCTCCGGGATGATCGGCCTCTCGGATACGGATATGGTGGTGGCCGCAGCCCCAGGGGCTGCCGGCGCCGGGATCCCCTTCCTCACCTCGGGGGCCACCTCCCCTCGACTCCCTGAGGTGTACGATGGGCTCTTCCTCGCCTGCTTCGGCGACGACGTCCAGGCGGCGGCCGGGGCAGAGCACGCCTTTGAGATGGATTTGTTGACCTGCGCCCTCCTGGTGGAAGGCGAGATGGAGTACGCCCGCCTCCTCGCCGGCTACTTCAGGGAGCGGTACCAGGCCCTCGGGGGCGAGATAGCCTTTGAGGCCTTCCTCAACGGCTCGGATAAAGAGGCCCTCGTCCAGGCGATCGGGGAGGCAAGCCCGGATATGATATACCTGGCGGCGGGACCGGATCTGGCGGCGGAGGTCGTCGGGGAGGTCCGGGATGCGGGGATCGAGATCCCCGTATTCGGAGGCGACAGCCTCGACTCCCCCGAGCTGAGGAGGGGGGGGACGGGAAGGATCGTCTTCAGCGCCCACGCCCTCCTGGACGAGAACTCGTCGAGGAGCGGGCCCTTCGTCAGAGCCTACGATGGCCTGTACGGCCACCCCCCCGAGAACGCCTTCGCAGCCCTGGGGTACGACGCCGTAATGCTCCTGGCGGAGGCGATGGATCGAGCCGGCTCGGAGGATCCGGAGGCGATTCTTGAGGCCCTCCAGAACACAACGGGATTTGTTGGAGTTACGGGGGATATAAGCTACGATGGTGGCCGCCGCATCCCCAATAAGGGGGTGACGATGATATCCCTCCGGGACGGGGTGATCGATGGCTCGGCGGTGGTGGTCCCGGGCCCTTCGATCTGA
- a CDS encoding DUF488 domain-containing protein, whose protein sequence is MIRIKRAYDPPAPGDGKRFLVDRLWPRGIGKEALKVDGWTKEAAPSDGLRRWYGHDPSRWEEFRRRYREELEANRAAWEPLLEAARSGDLTLVYSARDEERNNAAVLQEHLERALDSLQPQLSP, encoded by the coding sequence ATGATCCGGATAAAGCGCGCCTACGATCCTCCCGCCCCCGGGGACGGGAAGCGCTTCCTCGTCGACCGCCTCTGGCCGAGGGGGATCGGAAAGGAGGCTCTCAAGGTCGACGGCTGGACCAAGGAGGCCGCCCCCTCCGACGGGCTGCGGCGGTGGTACGGCCACGACCCCTCCCGATGGGAGGAGTTTCGGAGGCGATACCGGGAAGAGCTGGAGGCGAATAGAGCCGCCTGGGAGCCCCTCCTGGAGGCGGCCCGATCCGGGGATCTGACGCTGGTCTACAGCGCCCGGGACGAGGAGCGGAACAACGCCGCCGTCCTCCAGGAGCACCTGGAGAGGGCGCTGGACTCTCTTCAGCCCCAACTCTCCCCATGA
- a CDS encoding HEAT repeat domain-containing protein: MAEIDDLLRAVKGGDLHARQMAAYALGRIGDPRAVGPLIEALKDGDGKVRERAAWSLGKIGDPRATEPIIEALKDGEMMVRSRAAFALGLLGDPGATDPLIRALEDERRGVRWRAVEALGRIGDPRGAEPLIEALGDPVWSVRSRAAWSLGKIGDPRAVGPLIGALKDPYEHVRRNAAIALCRIGDARATRPLAEALHDEAPSVQAAAAEALERIRGQPDKPEPR; the protein is encoded by the coding sequence ATGGCAGAGATTGATGACCTGTTGCGGGCTGTGAAGGGTGGCGATCTGCATGCCCGTCAGATGGCGGCTTACGCCCTGGGGAGGATCGGCGACCCCCGGGCCGTCGGACCCCTCATCGAAGCTCTGAAGGACGGGGACGGGAAGGTTCGGGAGCGAGCCGCCTGGTCTCTAGGGAAGATCGGCGACCCCAGGGCCACAGAGCCCATCATAGAAGCCCTGAAGGACGGAGAGATGATGGTCAGATCGAGGGCAGCCTTCGCCCTCGGCCTCCTGGGAGATCCCGGGGCGACCGATCCTCTGATCCGAGCCCTGGAGGACGAGAGGAGGGGGGTCCGGTGGAGGGCGGTGGAGGCCCTCGGCAGGATCGGAGACCCGAGGGGCGCCGAACCCCTCATCGAAGCCCTGGGGGACCCAGTCTGGAGCGTCCGGTCGAGGGCGGCCTGGTCCCTGGGCAAGATCGGCGATCCTCGGGCCGTCGGCCCCCTCATAGGAGCCCTCAAAGACCCCTACGAGCACGTCCGGCGGAACGCCGCCATCGCCCTCTGCCGGATCGGTGACGCCAGGGCGACGCGTCCCCTCGCCGAGGCCCTCCACGACGAGGCCCCCTCCGTCCAGGCCGCCGCCGCCGAGGCGCTGGAGAGGATCCGGGGCCAGCCCGACAAACCAGAGCCCCGATGA
- the carB gene encoding carbamoyl-phosphate synthase large subunit, translating to MPKRPEIKKVLLIGSGPIQIGQAAEFDFSGSQACKSLREEGVEVVLVNSNPATIMTDPEMADRIYIEPLVPEVVAKIIERERPDGIIAGIGGQTGLNVTSELAEGGVLERFGVEVLGTSVSAIRETEDRDLFKSAMIRIGEPVPRSRAVDSPEGAKEALKELGLPLIIRPAYTLGGSGGGSAETEEEFFRIVEMGMKRSRIHQVLVEESLVGWTELEYEVMRDRNDTCITICNMENMDPMGIHTGESIVVTPIQTLTDEEVQTLRTAAINIIRALKIEGGCNIQFAAKDGEYRVIEVNPRVSRSSALASKATGYPIARVTAKIAVGMTLDEIGNDVTGETPASFEPTVDYVVMKIPRWPFDKFVKADRTLTTSMKSTGEVMAIGRSYEEALMKAVRSLEIDKDLGYAGKYEPWTDEELRHLLATPTDERLFAIYEALRRGVTVEEISDLTGIHPYFIARIENVIEMEREIAAGLSVPVLRRAKRMGFSDERIGKILGKRREEIADLRIESGILPTFKMVDTCAAEFAARTPYYYSSYEDECELLPSERKKVLIIGSGPIRIGQGIEFDYSTVHAVQALRELGIEAHIANNNPETVSTDYDTSDKLFFEPLTLEDVMNIIEKERHDGVMVQFGGQTAMNLAIPLEREIARRGLPTKILGTSPERIDMAEDRERFNLALREMGIPQPEAGYATSPEEAKAEARRIGYPVLVRPSYVLGGRAMEIVYDERELVVYMREAVRVSPEHPILIDDFLQNAVEIDVDAVSDGHDVLIGAIMEHIEEAGIHSGDSACIIPPQTIPAAVQDTVREYVKKIALALEVKGILNIQMAYKDGIVYVLEANPRSSRTIPFVSKTVGLPLAKIAAGVMAGKSLAEQGVTREPTIPYVSVKEVLLPFEKLPGADTLLGPEMRSTGEVMGIDYIPGLAFFKAELSAENPLPTEGVVFISVRDEDKGPVAEVARKLADSGLSIIATQGTAEFLTKMGVAVKRVEKIYVGSPNVLDYMKRGEVSLIINTPTTKQSVKDGFQIRRNAVDYHVPYITTVQAARAAAQAIEIAKVGEITIKPLEEYHREVR from the coding sequence ATGCCTAAGAGGCCCGAGATAAAGAAGGTCCTCCTGATAGGATCTGGACCGATCCAGATCGGCCAGGCGGCGGAGTTCGACTTCTCCGGATCGCAGGCCTGCAAGTCCCTCCGGGAGGAGGGGGTGGAGGTGGTCCTCGTCAACTCCAACCCCGCCACCATCATGACTGACCCGGAGATGGCGGACAGGATCTACATCGAGCCCCTCGTCCCCGAGGTCGTCGCCAAGATCATCGAGCGGGAGCGGCCCGACGGGATCATCGCCGGGATCGGGGGGCAGACCGGCCTGAACGTCACCAGCGAGCTCGCCGAGGGAGGGGTCCTGGAGAGGTTCGGGGTCGAGGTTCTCGGGACGTCCGTCTCCGCCATCCGGGAGACGGAGGACCGGGACCTCTTCAAGAGCGCCATGATCAGGATCGGCGAGCCGGTCCCCAGGAGCCGGGCCGTCGACTCCCCGGAGGGGGCGAAGGAGGCCCTGAAGGAATTGGGCCTCCCCCTCATCATCAGGCCCGCCTACACCCTCGGCGGCTCCGGGGGGGGCTCGGCGGAGACGGAGGAGGAGTTCTTCAGGATCGTCGAGATGGGGATGAAGAGGTCCCGGATCCACCAGGTCCTGGTGGAGGAGAGCCTCGTCGGCTGGACGGAGCTGGAGTACGAGGTGATGAGGGACAGAAACGACACCTGCATCACCATCTGCAACATGGAGAATATGGACCCCATGGGGATCCACACCGGCGAATCGATCGTCGTAACCCCCATCCAGACCCTCACCGACGAGGAGGTCCAGACCCTCCGCACCGCCGCCATAAACATCATCCGCGCCCTCAAGATTGAGGGGGGGTGCAACATCCAGTTCGCGGCGAAGGACGGCGAGTACCGGGTGATCGAGGTGAACCCCCGGGTATCGAGGAGTTCGGCCCTAGCCTCCAAGGCCACCGGCTACCCCATCGCTCGGGTCACCGCGAAGATCGCCGTCGGTATGACCCTCGACGAGATCGGAAACGACGTCACCGGCGAGACCCCCGCCTCCTTCGAGCCGACGGTCGACTACGTCGTCATGAAGATCCCCCGGTGGCCCTTCGACAAGTTCGTCAAGGCAGACAGGACCCTCACCACCTCCATGAAGTCGACGGGGGAGGTGATGGCCATCGGCAGAAGCTACGAGGAGGCCCTGATGAAGGCGGTCCGGTCCCTGGAGATCGACAAAGACCTCGGCTACGCCGGCAAGTACGAGCCCTGGACCGACGAGGAGTTGAGGCATCTATTGGCGACGCCGACCGACGAGCGGCTCTTCGCCATCTATGAGGCCCTCCGGCGGGGGGTCACCGTTGAGGAGATCTCGGACCTGACCGGGATCCACCCCTACTTCATCGCGAGGATCGAGAACGTCATCGAGATGGAGAGGGAGATCGCCGCCGGCCTCTCGGTCCCGGTCCTCCGGAGAGCGAAGAGGATGGGGTTCTCCGACGAGAGGATAGGAAAGATCCTGGGGAAGAGGAGGGAGGAGATCGCCGACCTCCGGATCGAGAGCGGGATCCTACCGACCTTCAAGATGGTCGACACCTGCGCCGCGGAGTTTGCGGCCAGGACCCCCTACTACTACTCCTCCTACGAGGACGAGTGCGAGCTTCTCCCCTCCGAGAGGAAGAAGGTCCTGATCATCGGCTCCGGCCCCATCAGGATCGGCCAGGGGATCGAGTTCGACTACTCCACCGTCCACGCCGTCCAGGCCCTCCGGGAGCTGGGGATCGAGGCCCACATAGCAAACAACAACCCCGAGACGGTATCCACCGACTACGACACCTCCGATAAGCTCTTCTTCGAGCCCCTGACCCTCGAAGACGTCATGAACATCATCGAGAAGGAGAGGCACGATGGCGTCATGGTCCAGTTCGGAGGCCAGACGGCGATGAACCTCGCCATCCCCCTGGAGAGGGAGATCGCTAGAAGGGGCCTGCCGACGAAGATCCTGGGGACGAGCCCCGAGAGGATCGACATGGCCGAGGACCGGGAGAGGTTCAACCTCGCCCTCCGGGAGATGGGGATACCCCAGCCGGAGGCAGGCTACGCCACCAGCCCCGAGGAGGCGAAGGCGGAGGCGCGGCGGATCGGCTACCCCGTCCTGGTGAGGCCGAGCTACGTCCTCGGCGGCAGAGCGATGGAGATCGTCTACGACGAGCGGGAGCTTGTGGTCTACATGAGGGAGGCGGTGAGGGTCTCCCCGGAGCATCCGATCCTCATCGACGACTTCCTCCAGAACGCCGTCGAGATCGACGTCGACGCCGTCTCCGACGGCCACGACGTCCTCATCGGGGCGATCATGGAGCATATCGAGGAGGCGGGAATCCACTCCGGCGACAGCGCCTGCATCATCCCGCCCCAGACGATCCCCGCCGCCGTCCAGGATACGGTCCGGGAGTACGTCAAAAAGATCGCCCTCGCCCTGGAGGTGAAGGGGATCCTCAACATCCAGATGGCGTACAAGGACGGGATCGTCTACGTCCTGGAGGCGAACCCCCGGTCGTCTAGGACGATCCCCTTCGTCTCGAAGACGGTGGGGCTGCCCCTGGCGAAGATCGCCGCGGGCGTCATGGCGGGAAAGAGCCTGGCGGAGCAGGGTGTCACCCGCGAGCCGACGATCCCCTACGTCTCGGTGAAGGAGGTCCTCTTGCCCTTCGAGAAGCTTCCCGGCGCCGACACCCTCCTGGGGCCGGAGATGAGGTCGACGGGGGAGGTGATGGGGATCGATTACATCCCCGGCCTCGCCTTCTTCAAGGCGGAGCTCTCCGCCGAGAACCCCCTCCCGACGGAGGGGGTGGTCTTCATCTCGGTGAGGGACGAGGACAAGGGGCCGGTGGCCGAGGTGGCGAGGAAGCTCGCCGATTCGGGGCTCTCGATCATCGCCACCCAGGGGACGGCCGAGTTCCTCACGAAGATGGGGGTCGCCGTCAAGAGGGTCGAGAAGATCTACGTCGGAAGCCCCAACGTCCTCGACTACATGAAGCGGGGAGAGGTGAGCCTCATCATCAACACCCCGACGACGAAGCAGTCGGTGAAGGACGGCTTCCAGATCCGCCGGAACGCCGTCGACTACCACGTCCCCTACATCACCACCGTCCAGGCGGCCCGGGCCGCAGCCCAGGCAATCGAGATCGCCAAGGTGGGGGAGATCACCATCAAGCCCCTGGAAGAGTACCACCGGGAGGTCCGGTGA
- the carA gene encoding glutamine-hydrolyzing carbamoyl-phosphate synthase small subunit — translation MIGVLGLEDGTRVEGVGFGAPGVVSGELVFVTVMSGYEEALTDPSYKGQLLTFTYPLMGNYGVSGDHFQSDRIGAAAMVCKEIWNRPLHHRSTRTISQFLEEEGVPGIHGLDTRMLTIKIRNQGAMRAALAVGEGPDVIDEDVVGLAKDQPDISSLDLISAVSCKSPYRIPGDGPKVVMMDLGIKRNILDSMACQGFDIVVVPSDSRISDIERYDPEALFISNGPGDPEKAGRAIEAVKHFAGEKPVFGICLGLQVICLALGAETYKLKFGHHGGNQPVKDLESGIVYITSQNHNFALRPQSAEGTGLKITQVNANDGTVEAVRSSYLGMEAVQYHPEARPGPLCTRERFFSSVAKEIEKRRR, via the coding sequence ATGATCGGCGTCTTAGGGTTGGAAGACGGCACCAGGGTCGAAGGGGTGGGCTTCGGGGCTCCCGGCGTCGTCTCTGGCGAGCTGGTCTTCGTGACGGTGATGTCCGGCTACGAGGAGGCTCTCACTGATCCCTCCTACAAGGGACAGCTTCTGACGTTCACCTACCCCCTCATGGGCAACTACGGGGTGAGCGGCGACCACTTTCAGTCAGACCGGATCGGTGCCGCCGCCATGGTCTGCAAGGAGATCTGGAACAGGCCCCTCCACCACCGGTCGACGAGGACGATATCCCAGTTCCTGGAGGAGGAGGGGGTCCCCGGAATCCACGGCCTGGACACGAGGATGCTCACCATCAAGATTCGAAATCAGGGGGCTATGAGGGCTGCCCTCGCCGTCGGCGAGGGGCCGGATGTGATCGACGAGGACGTCGTCGGCCTCGCAAAAGATCAGCCGGACATATCGAGCCTCGACCTGATAAGCGCCGTCTCCTGCAAAAGTCCCTACCGGATCCCCGGAGACGGCCCGAAGGTGGTGATGATGGACCTGGGGATCAAGAGGAACATCCTCGACTCCATGGCGTGCCAGGGCTTTGACATAGTGGTGGTGCCTTCGGACTCGAGGATATCGGATATCGAGAGGTACGATCCAGAAGCCTTATTCATATCCAACGGCCCCGGCGACCCTGAAAAGGCCGGGCGGGCGATCGAGGCGGTGAAGCACTTCGCGGGAGAGAAGCCGGTCTTCGGAATATGTCTGGGGCTCCAGGTGATCTGCCTCGCCCTGGGGGCGGAGACCTACAAGCTGAAGTTCGGCCACCACGGCGGAAACCAGCCGGTGAAGGACCTAGAGAGCGGGATCGTCTATATAACATCCCAGAACCACAACTTCGCCTTGCGCCCCCAGTCGGCAGAGGGGACCGGCCTCAAGATCACCCAGGTCAACGCCAACGACGGGACGGTGGAGGCGGTCAGGAGCAGCTACCTGGGGATGGAGGCGGTCCAGTACCACCCCGAGGCGAGGCCCGGCCCCCTCTGCACCCGGGAGAGGTTCTTCTCCTCCGTGGCGAAAGAGATTGAGAAGAGGAGGAGGTGA
- a CDS encoding saccharopine dehydrogenase family protein, which translates to MRVLVIGGAGRIGSAAARDLAGSGEVEVVGLVGPRAGRLERAAAWIGGDKLRLHPCDVGGGDAREVRRLMEGYDVGVIALPDRRTSYRALEAAIDASLDAVDVLEEYHRRPDPYETEGLPVPASMTPDEYGESLHRRAEENGVTLLDGMGFAPGLSNASIGRGIDLLDSAERATARVGGVPSKEAAARHPLWYTVTWSFGHVLREYMVRPRVLRGGRIVEVAPLTERERFVFGPLGEEFEAAATPGMPSLLYTRPGLAEFTEKTVRWPGHWEGIDLLRRCGLLDLEPMEVAGCSISPRELFISVVEPRLRPLPGETDLCIMANSVQGLKGGEAARVDHLLLAGPDQVAGVSAMARVTGSSAAVAARILGRGELRGRGIVAPEDGIRGAVYEGYLRELELRGIFLLETVRTGV; encoded by the coding sequence ATGAGGGTGCTGGTCATTGGAGGGGCCGGCAGGATCGGGTCGGCGGCGGCCCGGGACCTGGCGGGCTCCGGCGAGGTGGAGGTGGTGGGGCTCGTCGGCCCCAGGGCGGGGCGGCTGGAGAGGGCCGCCGCCTGGATCGGGGGCGACAAGCTCCGCCTCCATCCTTGCGACGTCGGCGGGGGCGACGCCCGGGAGGTCCGGCGGCTGATGGAGGGCTACGACGTCGGGGTCATCGCCCTCCCCGATCGGAGGACGAGCTACCGGGCCCTGGAGGCGGCCATCGACGCCTCCCTCGACGCCGTCGACGTCCTGGAGGAGTACCACCGGCGGCCCGACCCCTACGAGACGGAGGGGCTCCCCGTCCCGGCCAGCATGACCCCGGACGAGTACGGCGAATCCCTCCACCGGAGGGCGGAGGAGAACGGCGTCACCCTCCTCGACGGGATGGGGTTTGCCCCGGGGCTCTCGAACGCCTCCATCGGCCGGGGGATCGACCTCCTCGACTCCGCGGAGAGGGCCACCGCCCGGGTAGGAGGCGTCCCCTCGAAGGAGGCGGCGGCCCGCCACCCCCTATGGTACACCGTCACCTGGTCCTTCGGGCACGTCCTCCGGGAGTACATGGTCCGGCCGAGGGTCCTCCGGGGCGGGAGGATCGTCGAGGTCGCCCCCCTGACGGAGCGGGAGAGGTTCGTCTTCGGGCCCCTGGGGGAGGAGTTCGAGGCCGCCGCCACCCCCGGGATGCCGAGCCTTCTCTATACGAGGCCGGGCCTCGCCGAGTTCACCGAGAAGACGGTCCGGTGGCCGGGGCACTGGGAGGGGATCGACCTCCTCCGGCGTTGCGGCCTGTTGGATCTTGAGCCGATGGAGGTCGCTGGCTGCTCTATCAGCCCCAGGGAGCTCTTCATCTCGGTGGTGGAGCCGAGGCTCCGGCCTCTGCCGGGGGAGACCGACCTCTGCATCATGGCAAACTCCGTCCAGGGGCTGAAGGGAGGGGAGGCGGCCAGGGTTGACCACCTCCTCCTCGCCGGCCCCGACCAGGTGGCTGGCGTATCGGCGATGGCTAGGGTGACGGGCTCCTCGGCGGCCGTCGCCGCGAGGATCCTCGGCCGCGGCGAGCTCCGGGGGCGGGGGATCGTCGCCCCCGAGGACGGGATCCGGGGGGCGGTCTACGAGGGGTACCTCCGGGAGCTGGAACTGCGGGGGATCTTCCTCCTGGAGACGGTCCGGACGGGGGTCTGA
- the glyS gene encoding glycine--tRNA ligase encodes MDTYEKVIELARRRGFIWPAFELYGGAAGFYDYGPLGAPLKRGIEDLWRGFFVIREGFCEIECPTIGVEEIFKASGHLSGFSDPLTECRECGEIYRADHLIKHIVEVPDALANEEIYRVIQENDVFCPECGGDLSEIYEFNLMFKTSIGPGGKQPGYLRPETAQGMFVNFQRLLRHYRDRLPFGAVQIGKSYRNEISPRQGVIRLREFSQAEAEIFINPQDKSHPRFGEVADLVLPLRSQEAQERGETEEMAVGEAVARGIIAHETLGYYVARTYQFLIEAGLSRDRLRFRQHKADEMAHYAADCWDAEALLDRFGWIEIVGVADRTNYDLRSHMAQSGSNLTVYLPFAEPRREERLVVRPDMKRLGPLYRGRAKAVADALTALPMEELKRVPVVVEVEGERVEVDPSLVAFEMVTEEVRGEEVVPHVIEPSFGIDRILYSVLEHSYREEEVEGETRAVLALKNRVVPIQVAVLPLMDRPELIGPAEEIARELRSLDLRVEYDSSGSIGRRYRRNDEVGTPYSVTVDYETLEEGTVTIRDRDSMAQIRIARSDVAKIVASLLRGEADFSGAGSPLRG; translated from the coding sequence ATGGACACGTACGAGAAGGTGATCGAGCTTGCCAGGAGGCGGGGCTTCATCTGGCCCGCCTTCGAGCTCTACGGCGGAGCTGCGGGCTTCTACGATTACGGCCCCCTGGGAGCCCCGCTCAAGAGGGGGATCGAGGACCTCTGGAGGGGGTTCTTCGTCATCCGGGAGGGGTTCTGCGAGATCGAGTGCCCCACCATCGGTGTGGAGGAGATCTTCAAGGCCTCGGGACACCTATCCGGCTTCTCCGACCCCCTCACCGAGTGCCGGGAGTGCGGCGAGATCTATCGGGCTGACCACCTCATAAAGCACATCGTCGAGGTCCCCGACGCCCTCGCGAACGAGGAGATATACCGCGTCATCCAGGAGAACGACGTCTTCTGCCCCGAGTGCGGCGGCGACCTCTCGGAGATCTACGAGTTCAACCTGATGTTCAAGACCTCCATCGGCCCGGGAGGAAAGCAGCCCGGCTACCTCCGCCCCGAGACCGCCCAGGGGATGTTCGTCAACTTTCAGCGGCTTCTGCGCCACTACCGCGACCGCCTCCCCTTCGGCGCCGTCCAGATCGGAAAGTCCTACCGAAACGAGATCTCCCCCCGCCAGGGGGTCATAAGGCTCCGGGAGTTCTCCCAGGCCGAGGCGGAGATCTTCATCAACCCCCAGGATAAGAGCCATCCCCGGTTCGGGGAGGTGGCGGACCTGGTCCTCCCCCTCCGCTCCCAGGAGGCCCAGGAGAGGGGGGAGACGGAGGAGATGGCCGTCGGCGAGGCCGTCGCCCGAGGGATCATCGCCCACGAGACCCTCGGCTACTATGTCGCCCGGACCTATCAGTTCCTGATCGAGGCCGGGCTATCGAGGGATAGGCTCCGGTTCCGGCAGCACAAGGCGGATGAGATGGCCCACTACGCCGCCGACTGCTGGGACGCCGAGGCCCTCCTGGACAGGTTCGGCTGGATCGAGATCGTGGGGGTCGCCGACAGGACGAACTACGACCTCCGCTCCCACATGGCTCAGAGCGGTTCGAACCTCACCGTCTACCTACCCTTCGCCGAGCCCAGGCGGGAGGAGCGGCTCGTCGTCAGGCCCGACATGAAGCGGCTCGGCCCCCTCTATCGCGGGAGGGCGAAGGCCGTCGCCGACGCCCTCACCGCCCTCCCGATGGAGGAGCTGAAGAGGGTGCCAGTGGTGGTGGAGGTGGAAGGCGAGCGGGTCGAGGTGGACCCCTCCCTCGTCGCCTTCGAGATGGTGACCGAGGAGGTCCGGGGCGAGGAGGTCGTCCCCCACGTCATCGAGCCCTCCTTCGGGATAGACCGGATCCTCTATTCCGTCCTCGAGCACTCCTACCGGGAGGAGGAGGTGGAGGGGGAGACGAGGGCGGTCCTCGCCCTCAAGAACCGGGTCGTACCGATCCAGGTGGCGGTCCTGCCCCTGATGGACCGGCCCGAGCTGATCGGCCCGGCGGAGGAGATCGCCCGGGAGCTGCGCTCCCTGGACCTCCGGGTCGAGTACGACTCCTCGGGGTCGATAGGCCGGCGGTACCGCCGCAACGACGAGGTGGGAACCCCCTACTCCGTCACCGTCGACTACGAGACCCTGGAGGAGGGGACGGTCACCATCCGGGACCGGGATTCCATGGCCCAGATCCGGATCGCCAGGTCCGACGTGGCGAAGATCGTAGCCTCCCTGCTGAGAGGGGAGGCGGACTTCTCCGGGGCCGGATCCCCCCTCCGGGGCTGA
- a CDS encoding membrane protein, with the protein MALMKGSERRAALSTEARRKAIHLTGLSVPAALLLFGKAAAIGFVAAALAVAALLERARLSGKLRLPAVRDHEEERVAGYFYYILGALMTVALFSPPIAAAAMLMLALGDAASGIIGSVVRGSAVRTRMMEGGGRRRKPLPVVAGTFAVCLAIGYAARILEGTYFSGPGVLSLLVCTVGAAAATFADAFPLTFRGKVVDDNLTIPLFAGSAMSLAALL; encoded by the coding sequence ATGGCGTTGATGAAGGGGTCAGAGCGGCGGGCGGCTCTCTCGACGGAGGCGAGGAGGAAGGCGATCCATCTGACAGGGCTCTCGGTCCCGGCGGCCCTACTCCTCTTCGGAAAGGCCGCAGCCATCGGCTTCGTCGCCGCAGCCCTGGCGGTGGCGGCCCTCCTGGAACGGGCGAGGCTCTCCGGGAAGCTCCGGCTTCCGGCGGTCCGGGACCACGAGGAGGAGAGGGTCGCAGGGTACTTCTACTACATCTTGGGAGCCCTTATGACGGTCGCCCTATTCTCCCCCCCCATCGCCGCGGCTGCGATGTTGATGCTCGCCCTGGGGGACGCCGCCTCCGGGATCATCGGATCCGTCGTCCGGGGGTCGGCGGTGAGGACCCGGATGATGGAGGGCGGGGGGCGGAGGAGGAAGCCCCTGCCGGTGGTGGCGGGGACCTTCGCCGTCTGTCTTGCCATCGGATATGCCGCAAGGATCCTCGAGGGGACCTACTTCTCCGGCCCCGGGGTTTTATCCCTCCTCGTCTGCACCGTCGGCGCCGCGGCGGCGACCTTCGCCGATGCCTTTCCCCTCACCTTCCGGGGAAAGGTCGTCGACGACAACCTCACCATCCCCCTCTTCGCCGGGTCGGCGATGTCCCTGGCAGCTCTCCTCTGA
- a CDS encoding adenylate kinase has translation MNIVLLGPPGSGKGTQAKMIADKYGVVHISTGDILRENVRNGTPLGVEAKKFMEAGKLVPDSLLIDIIKDRLAKDDVKGGWMLDGYPRTMPQAEAMDKILPNLGQKIDVVLNIDVPDAELVKRVTGRRMCKCGTTYHVQFNPPKVAGKCDACGADLYQRADDTEETVKERLQAYHAQTQPLIDYYDKRGIVATVVGVGDIKEIFGKVAVALDKI, from the coding sequence ATGAACATAGTACTGCTAGGTCCACCAGGATCCGGAAAGGGCACTCAGGCGAAGATGATCGCAGACAAGTACGGCGTGGTTCACATCTCCACCGGGGACATCCTCAGGGAGAACGTCAGGAACGGCACCCCCCTGGGAGTGGAGGCGAAGAAGTTCATGGAGGCGGGAAAGCTCGTCCCCGACAGCCTCCTCATCGACATCATCAAGGACAGGCTCGCCAAAGACGACGTCAAGGGCGGCTGGATGCTCGACGGCTACCCCAGGACGATGCCCCAGGCCGAGGCGATGGACAAGATCCTCCCCAACCTGGGCCAGAAGATCGACGTCGTCCTGAACATCGACGTCCCCGACGCGGAGCTGGTCAAGAGGGTCACCGGCCGGCGGATGTGCAAGTGCGGGACCACCTACCACGTCCAGTTCAACCCGCCAAAGGTAGCCGGCAAGTGCGACGCCTGCGGGGCCGACCTCTACCAGAGGGCCGACGACACCGAGGAGACGGTCAAGGAGAGGCTCCAGGCCTACCACGCCCAGACCCAGCCCCTCATCGACTACTACGACAAAAGGGGGATCGTCGCCACGGTCGTCGGCGTAGGCGATATCAAGGAGATCTTCGGGAAGGTCGCCGTGGCGCTGGATAAGATTTAA